Proteins from a single region of Oryza brachyantha chromosome 6, ObraRS2, whole genome shotgun sequence:
- the LOC102709289 gene encoding protein RICE SALT SENSITIVE 3-like produces MEEQLSPVAVTHLLQHTLRSLCTSGADDSQWVYAVFWRILPRNYPPPKWDLPGGAYDRTRGNRRNWILAWEDGFCNFAATSAACGGQDGGAAAAAYGAAECEAAAQDAAKQACGGGGLQPELFFKMSHDIYNYGEGLIGKVAADHSHKWVFKEPQEQEINLISSWSNPADSHPRTWEAQFQSGIQTIALIAVREGVVQLGSMKKVAEDLSYVVALRRKFGYLESIPGVLLPHPSSAGATAPFPGGGCVVGPPDAAGWPGMMPPVPPELYVDPYGAAAAAAAAAAAGPPASMQIMPSMSSLEALLSKLPSVVPAPSPPPPGSSMPQSGGAAAASSAPVAAKEEADQDDYVQCHGMADDMATNGGESTSSAAATPLPSSYFVNVGVKPSEGF; encoded by the exons atggaggagCAGCTGAGCCCGGTGGCCGTGACGCACCTGCTGCAGCACACGCTGCGGAGCCTCTGCACCAGCGGCGCCGACGACTCGCAGTGGGTCTACGCCGTCTTCTGGCGCATCCTCCCCCGCAACTACCCTCCCCCCAA ATGGGATCTCCCCGGTGGGGCATACGACAGGACAAGAGGAAACAGGAGGAACTG GATTCTGGCATGGGAGGACGGATTCTGCAACTTCGcggccacctccgccgcctgcggcggccaggacggcggcgcggcggcggcggcgtacggAGCAGCGGAatgcgaggcggcggcgcaggacgCAGCGAAGCaggcctgcggcggcggcggcctgcagCCGGAGCTCTTCTTCAAGATGTCGCATGACATCTACAACTACGGCGAAGG gttGATAGggaaggtggcggcggacCACAGCCACAAGTGGGTGTTCAAGGAGCCGCAGGAGCAAGAGATCAACCTCATCTCCTCCTGGAGCAACCCTGCCGACTCt CATCCGAGGACATGGGAGGCTCAGTTCCAGTCTGGTATCCAG ACCATCGCCCTGATCGCTGTCAGAGAGGGCGTCGTGCAGCTCGGCTCCATGAAAAAG GTGGCGGAGGACCTGAGCTACGTGGTGGCGCTGCGGCGGAAGTTCGGGTACCTGGAGAGCATCCCGGGGGTGCTGCTGCCGCACCCGTCGTCGGCCGGCGCCACGGCGCCGTTCCCGGGCGGCGGCTGCGTCGTCGGCCCGCCGGACGCCGCGGGGTGGCCGGGCATGatgccgccggtgccgccggaGCTCTACGTCGACCCttacggcgccgccgccgccgccgcggcggcggcggcggccgggccgcCAGCGTCCATGCAGATAATGCCGTCGATGAGCAGCCTAGAGGCGCTGCTctcgaagctcccctccgtcgtgccggcaccgtcgccgccgccaccggggtCGTCCATGCCACagtccggcggcgccgcggcggcgtcgtcagCACCCGTGGCGGCGAAGGAGGAAGCGGATCAGGACGACTACGTCCAGTGCCACGGCATGGCCGACGACATGGCGACCAACGGCGGGGAGAGcaccagcagcgccgccgccaccccatTGCCGTCGTCCTACTTCGTCAACGTGGGCGTCAAGCCCAGCGAGGGGTTCTAG
- the LOC102703222 gene encoding DCN1-like protein 2, which yields MHKLARGSRDKVQQFMTITGASEKVALQALKASDWHLEGAFDFFYNHPQISVTNTRHLEELYNRYKEPDVDMIMVEGVSQFCTDLQVDPQDIVMLVISWHMKAATMCEFTRQEFIGGLQSIGVDSIEKLHEKLPSLRAEIKDDHKFREIYNFAFAWAREKGQKSLSLETALGMWQLLFAERHWPLIDHWCEFLQVRHNKAISRDTWSQLLEFVKTIDPQLSNYDEEGAWPYLIDEFVEYLTENGFVQIRK from the exons ATG CATAAGTTGGCGAGAGGAAGCCGCGACAAGGTGCAGCAGTTCATGACCATAACTGGTGCGAG TGAGAAGGTCGCCCTTCAGGCATTGAAAGCTAGTGACTGGCACTTGGAAGGagcttttgattttttctataaccaTCCACAAATTTCTGTGACTAACACTCGGCACCTTGAAGAACTGTATAACAGATACAAAG AACCTGATGTTGATATGATCATGGTGGAAGGTGTATCTCAATTTTGCACTGATCTGCAA GTGGATCCCCAGGATATTGTTATG CTTGTCATATCATGGCACATGAAAGCTGCCACAATGTGTGAATTTACTCGCCAGGAATTCATTGGTGGACTGCAGTCGATTGG GGTGGATTCAATTGAGAAGCTCCATGAAAAATTGCCGTCGTTACGGGCTGAGATAAAAGATGACc ATAAGTTCCGTGAGATTTACAACTTTGCTTTTGCTTGGGCTAGGGAAAAG GGTCAAAAATCTCTCTCATTGGAGACAGCTCTTGGAATGTGGCAGTTACTCTTTGCTGAAAGGCACTGGCCCCTTATCGACCACTGGTGCGAGTTTTTACAG GTCAGGCATAATAAAGCCATCTCTAGGGACACGTGGTCTCAGCTGTTGGAATTTGTCAAG ACAATTGATCCACAGTTATCCAACTACGACGAAGAAGGTGCTTGGCCTTACCTAATAGATGAATTTGTGGAGTACCTAACCGAGAATGGATTTGTTCAGATTAGAAAGTGA